The following coding sequences lie in one Bacteroidota bacterium genomic window:
- a CDS encoding class I SAM-dependent RNA methyltransferase encodes MIAKTNFGLEELLAQELQRLGAKNVEIHNRAVSFAGDKGFMYKANLCCRVALRILVPFKTFKVTDEKSLYAGIQSINWENYMDVTDTIAIDTVLSSELFTHSQYISQKTKDAIVDQFRAKHNERPSVDLDRPTLRINLHIVGDTVTVALDSSGESLHKRGYRDKTNLAPINEVLAAGLVLLTGWDKRTNFIDPMCGSGTILIEAALIANNIPAGYFREEFGFQRWNKFLPYDEELWNTIFDSAVNKITNHEQKILGGELSPNVAKKAKENIKFAKVDDIVSIKNVDMKDFEVPAGRGVVVVNPPYGERMDKDNIDELYKMMGDTFKKNFAGYDCWILSSNIEAFKHVGLRPSRKIQLYNGPLECRFMKFEMYQGTKKIHKLEGREQKKNVE; translated from the coding sequence ATGATTGCCAAAACCAATTTTGGTTTGGAAGAATTATTAGCTCAGGAATTGCAACGCTTAGGCGCAAAAAATGTAGAAATCCACAATCGTGCAGTAAGCTTTGCTGGCGATAAAGGTTTTATGTATAAAGCCAATTTATGCTGTCGCGTGGCATTGCGAATTTTAGTGCCGTTTAAAACCTTTAAAGTAACCGATGAAAAATCGTTGTATGCCGGAATACAATCCATCAACTGGGAAAACTACATGGATGTGACCGATACAATTGCCATTGATACAGTGTTGAGTTCTGAATTATTTACCCACTCGCAATACATTTCGCAAAAAACCAAGGATGCGATTGTGGATCAGTTCAGAGCAAAACACAACGAACGACCTTCTGTAGATTTGGATAGACCTACTTTGAGAATTAATCTTCACATTGTTGGCGACACGGTTACCGTTGCCTTAGATAGTTCCGGTGAATCATTGCATAAACGTGGATATAGAGATAAAACAAATTTAGCACCTATTAATGAAGTACTCGCTGCCGGATTGGTATTGCTAACCGGTTGGGATAAACGCACCAATTTTATTGATCCGATGTGTGGCTCCGGAACCATTTTGATTGAAGCAGCTTTGATTGCAAATAATATTCCTGCCGGATACTTCCGTGAAGAATTTGGATTTCAACGTTGGAATAAATTTTTACCCTACGATGAAGAATTGTGGAATACCATTTTTGATTCTGCCGTAAATAAAATCACTAACCACGAACAGAAAATTTTAGGTGGAGAACTTTCTCCAAACGTTGCAAAAAAAGCAAAAGAAAATATCAAGTTTGCAAAAGTAGATGATATTGTTTCCATCAAAAATGTAGACATGAAAGATTTTGAAGTTCCTGCCGGAAGAGGCGTGGTGGTTGTAAATCCGCCTTACGGTGAACGGATGGATAAAGACAATATTGACGAGCTGTATAAAATGATGGGCGATACGTTTAAGAAAAATTTTGCGGGATACGACTGTTGGATTTTGAGTTCAAATATTGAAGCATTCAAACATGTTGGTTTGCGTCCATCTCGAAAAATTCAATTGTATAACGGACCATTGGAATGCCGTTTCATGAAATTTGAAATGTATCAAGGGACGAAAAAGATTCATAAGTTGGAAGGTAGAGAGCAGAAGAAAAATGTTGAATAA
- the pfkA gene encoding 6-phosphofructokinase gives MSMKKIAVFTSGGDSPGMNACLRAVVRTAVYHNMQVVGIMHGYDGMINDEFIEMDSKSVANIIHRGGTILKTARSKEFLTIEGQQKAFSNLKKHGIEGVVVIGGDGSFKGALEFSKLCNIPFVGCLGTIDNDLVGTDFTIGYDTAINTVVDAVDKIRDTAESHDRLFFVEVMGRDAGLIALRAGIGVGAESILMPETKTDIEDLIKRLENGRKNKSSKIIIVAEGDEAGGAFAIAEKVKKRLPEYDTRVTILGHIQRGGNPSAMDRVNSSRMGFAAVEALMKGEKNIMIGIVDKNIQYTPFENAVKHIQELNPDLMRMVGILSL, from the coding sequence ATGTCAATGAAAAAAATTGCTGTCTTTACATCAGGAGGTGATTCACCGGGAATGAATGCTTGTTTAAGAGCAGTGGTTCGTACCGCTGTTTATCATAACATGCAAGTGGTTGGAATTATGCATGGGTATGATGGAATGATCAACGATGAATTTATTGAAATGGATTCCAAATCGGTTGCTAACATTATTCACCGTGGTGGTACTATTTTAAAAACAGCACGAAGCAAAGAGTTTCTGACAATTGAAGGACAACAAAAAGCATTTTCGAATTTAAAGAAACATGGAATAGAAGGGGTCGTTGTAATTGGTGGAGATGGATCATTCAAAGGTGCATTGGAATTTAGTAAGCTGTGCAACATTCCTTTTGTTGGTTGCCTGGGTACTATTGATAACGATTTAGTTGGTACAGATTTCACAATTGGTTACGATACCGCCATCAACACGGTTGTGGATGCAGTAGATAAAATCAGAGATACAGCAGAAAGTCATGATCGTTTATTTTTTGTGGAGGTGATGGGACGAGATGCCGGATTGATTGCTTTGCGTGCAGGAATTGGAGTGGGAGCAGAAAGTATTTTGATGCCGGAAACAAAAACGGACATAGAAGATTTAATCAAACGATTAGAAAACGGAAGAAAAAATAAATCTTCAAAAATAATTATTGTTGCTGAAGGTGATGAAGCCGGAGGCGCATTTGCGATTGCTGAAAAAGTGAAAAAACGTTTACCCGAATACGATACACGTGTAACAATTCTCGGACATATTCAGCGTGGAGGAAACCCTTCAGCGATGGATCGCGTAAACAGCAGTAGAATGGGTTTTGCTGCCGTGGAAGCATTGATGAAAGGTGAGAAGAATATCATGATTGGAATTGTAGA
- a CDS encoding ATP-binding cassette domain-containing protein, protein MSERILKALMQMFAIIARVDGINDNGRLIVQSFLKQQLNQELVDQYLAIFDEFLEAHHQVTKKKDGTAKRTSLNSVKVLKICTQINGELTQVQKVVVLIRLIEFINSNTEIAEQELEFVTTVAETFNIDDEEFKRCMQFVRAGADNIPESPQILIIDNKTTHNLKETKHIYAEGVTGQARVLWIQSVNMYALLYYGKSDILLNGQLLTQGKVFILTPGSSLRSSKVKPVYYSDILSCFMSDTSKAKVSFVVKNLEYKFKGGKLGLRDINFSEDSGKLIGIMGGSGAGKSTLLNVLNGMEIPSGGSVKINGINIHSEKAKIEGVIGHVSQDDLLIEELTVFQNLFYNAKLCFGNKTDAVITQMVTDVLTSIGLIETRDLKVGSPLEKTISGGQRKRLNIALELIREPSVLFVDEPTSGLSSRDSENIMDLLKELALKGKLVFVVIHQPSSDIFKMFDKLMILDVGGYPIYYGNPVDSVIYFKTVVNHVNSNESECIECGNVNPEQVFNIIESKVLDEYGNITRNRKVSPSEWNVHYREKIEKSIEEVENITEIPESTFKIPNKFKQFKVFITRDILSKLTNTQYISINFLEAPLLAFILAYFIKFVNLDLSNKVGYTFRENENIIIYMFMAVVVALFIGLTVSAEEIIRDRKIQKRESFLNLSKGSYLWSKIIIMFTLSSLQAILFVLVGNYVLEIQGMTFEYWILLFTTFCFANMLGLNISASFNSAVTIYILIPILIIPQLLFSGVMVKFDKLNPIITSQSVVPLVGDMMASRWAFEALAVKQFKDNKFTKKTYKYDKAIHIATYKKDYWLTEMAKKIDFCESNFKKPQSKAEVEAALKMILNEIRKELKVPGNEKLICGGLENLTMAAFSPTVANQIRNFTNNTLRTVYLNNFKRATSLREKEVNAMTKDTIARAQYIKDKNDYENESLQDLVTNRNTPYRILDLDGAYVQKIDPIYLDPVDSDMGRAHFFAPRKKFFGKYYDTYTVNICVIWGMSLILAITLYFDLLKKLINGLEIVFSKLSRKKAR, encoded by the coding sequence ATGAGTGAACGAATATTAAAAGCCCTGATGCAAATGTTTGCAATTATTGCAAGGGTGGACGGCATCAACGACAACGGCCGTTTAATCGTGCAATCTTTCTTAAAGCAACAATTGAATCAGGAATTGGTAGATCAATATCTTGCCATCTTTGATGAATTTTTAGAAGCGCATCATCAAGTTACCAAAAAGAAAGATGGTACTGCAAAACGTACTTCCCTCAACTCTGTTAAAGTTTTAAAAATCTGTACGCAAATCAATGGCGAGCTTACTCAAGTTCAAAAAGTGGTTGTGCTTATCCGTTTGATTGAGTTTATCAATTCAAATACAGAAATCGCTGAACAAGAATTGGAATTCGTTACTACCGTGGCGGAAACCTTTAACATTGATGATGAAGAGTTCAAGCGTTGTATGCAATTTGTGAGAGCCGGTGCTGATAACATCCCGGAATCACCACAAATTTTAATTATCGACAACAAAACAACTCACAACTTAAAAGAAACAAAACACATTTATGCGGAAGGGGTAACCGGACAAGCGCGTGTGCTTTGGATTCAGAGTGTGAACATGTATGCTTTACTTTATTATGGTAAGAGCGACATTTTATTAAACGGACAGTTATTAACGCAAGGAAAAGTATTTATCCTTACACCGGGATCATCATTACGAAGCTCAAAAGTAAAACCGGTTTATTACAGTGATATTTTAAGTTGTTTCATGAGTGATACCTCAAAAGCGAAAGTATCATTCGTTGTAAAAAACTTAGAGTACAAATTCAAAGGTGGCAAACTTGGTTTACGCGATATCAACTTCAGTGAAGATTCCGGAAAATTAATCGGAATCATGGGAGGCTCCGGTGCCGGTAAATCCACATTACTCAACGTTTTAAATGGAATGGAAATTCCAAGTGGCGGTTCTGTTAAAATTAATGGAATCAATATCCACTCCGAAAAAGCAAAAATTGAAGGGGTAATCGGTCACGTTTCCCAAGATGATTTGTTGATTGAGGAATTAACCGTTTTCCAAAACTTATTTTACAACGCTAAACTTTGCTTTGGCAATAAAACAGATGCGGTAATCACACAAATGGTAACCGATGTTTTAACAAGCATTGGTTTAATTGAAACCCGCGACTTAAAAGTTGGTAGCCCGTTAGAAAAAACAATTTCCGGTGGACAACGTAAACGTTTGAACATTGCCCTGGAGTTAATTCGTGAACCGTCTGTATTGTTTGTGGATGAACCAACTTCCGGTTTATCTTCCCGCGATTCGGAAAACATCATGGACTTACTCAAAGAACTTGCATTAAAAGGCAAGTTGGTGTTTGTGGTCATCCATCAGCCATCGTCCGACATTTTCAAAATGTTCGACAAGTTGATGATTCTCGATGTGGGCGGTTACCCGATTTATTATGGAAATCCGGTTGACTCGGTTATCTATTTCAAAACCGTTGTGAATCACGTCAACAGTAACGAAAGTGAATGTATTGAATGTGGTAACGTAAATCCAGAACAAGTATTCAACATCATCGAATCGAAGGTATTGGATGAGTACGGTAACATTACCCGCAATAGAAAAGTTTCTCCTTCGGAATGGAATGTACACTACAGAGAAAAAATCGAGAAATCGATTGAAGAGGTAGAAAACATTACCGAAATCCCAGAGAGTACTTTTAAGATTCCAAACAAATTCAAACAATTTAAAGTATTCATCACGCGTGATATTTTATCTAAATTAACAAACACGCAATACATTTCGATTAACTTTTTAGAAGCACCTCTACTCGCTTTTATCCTTGCTTACTTTATCAAATTTGTGAATTTGGATTTATCCAACAAAGTAGGATATACCTTCCGTGAAAACGAAAACATCATCATCTACATGTTTATGGCGGTAGTAGTTGCCTTGTTTATCGGATTAACGGTGAGTGCGGAAGAGATTATCCGCGACAGAAAAATTCAAAAGCGTGAATCGTTCTTGAACTTAAGTAAGGGAAGCTACTTATGGTCAAAAATCATCATCATGTTTACCTTATCCTCCTTACAAGCTATCCTATTTGTATTGGTAGGAAATTATGTCTTGGAAATTCAAGGGATGACCTTTGAATATTGGATTTTATTATTCACGACTTTCTGTTTTGCAAACATGTTGGGATTAAATATTTCAGCAAGTTTCAATTCAGCTGTAACGATTTACATCTTAATTCCCATTTTAATTATCCCACAATTATTGTTTAGTGGTGTAATGGTGAAATTTGACAAGTTAAATCCGATCATCACGTCACAGAGTGTTGTTCCATTGGTGGGCGACATGATGGCTTCCAGATGGGCTTTCGAGGCCTTGGCGGTGAAGCAATTCAAAGACAATAAGTTTACTAAAAAGACCTACAAATACGACAAAGCGATTCATATTGCTACGTATAAAAAAGATTATTGGTTGACCGAGATGGCAAAGAAAATCGATTTCTGTGAGTCGAATTTCAAAAAGCCACAAAGCAAAGCGGAAGTAGAAGCGGCTTTAAAAATGATTCTGAATGAAATCAGAAAAGAGTTGAAAGTACCGGGTAACGAAAAACTCATCTGCGGTGGTTTAGAAAACCTGACCATGGCTGCGTTTAGTCCGACTGTTGCCAACCAGATTCGTAACTTCACAAATAATACGTTACGCACTGTGTATTTGAATAACTTCAAGCGTGCAACATCTTTGAGAGAGAAAGAAGTAAATGCAATGACCAAAGACACCATTGCTCGTGCACAATACATCAAAGACAAAAACGATTATGAAAATGAAAGTTTGCAGGATTTGGTAACCAACAGAAATACACCTTATCGTATTTTGGATTTGGATGGTGCATACGTTCAAAAGATTGACCCTATTTATTTAGATCCTGTGGATTCAGATATGGGAAGAGCACATTTCTTTGCTCCTCGTAAAAAATTCTTCGGAAAGTATTACGATACCTATACAGTGAACATTTGTGTGATTTGGGGAATGTCACTTATTTTAGCGATTACACTTTACTTTGATTTGTTGAAAAAACTCATCAACGGCTTGGAGATCGTTTTCAGTAAACTAAGTCGTAAAAAAGCACGATAA
- a CDS encoding T9SS type A sorting domain-containing protein: protein MKYEVFTNTLKNIKKMSKTVFIAFLLLAGWSMNGQTLTNPGFENWTTSSGYAPDTVPTNWWPFYCNTVKQTTDAYQGAFATKIQGFFACGIAPGIMVNGQAPLSYGNLMESGTPFNTKPATFSGYYKYNDQGTGDSAEVTVILKRYNAITQQRDTIAYSTKALPASSSYTMFTVNIIDLMPGVTPDSIVIMFNSSKYNSWNDSTWELPILYIDRINMPEAPNGISEIGTTIFQSLVFPNPFSGSTTLRIDATNEQLQSAQLMIVDMTGREVMRLENITDNVITIEQGQLSKGNYIYRVYGENQVLTKGKLSIQ from the coding sequence ATGAAATACGAAGTATTCACGAATACCTTAAAAAACATAAAAAAAATGAGTAAAACAGTATTCATCGCATTCTTACTCTTAGCAGGCTGGAGTATGAACGGACAAACATTAACAAACCCGGGATTTGAGAACTGGACAACAAGTTCGGGATATGCTCCCGATACAGTTCCAACCAACTGGTGGCCGTTTTATTGTAATACGGTAAAACAAACTACCGATGCCTATCAAGGTGCATTTGCTACAAAAATTCAGGGCTTTTTTGCCTGTGGAATTGCTCCGGGAATAATGGTAAACGGACAAGCACCTTTGAGTTATGGGAATCTGATGGAATCAGGGACACCTTTTAATACTAAGCCTGCAACGTTTTCAGGTTATTACAAATACAACGATCAAGGAACAGGCGATTCGGCAGAAGTAACCGTTATTTTAAAGCGTTACAATGCAATCACCCAGCAGCGCGACACGATTGCGTATTCCACAAAAGCATTACCAGCGAGCTCAAGTTATACCATGTTTACAGTAAACATTATTGATTTAATGCCGGGTGTAACACCTGATTCAATTGTGATCATGTTTAACTCCAGTAAATACAACAGCTGGAACGATTCAACATGGGAATTACCAATACTTTACATTGATCGCATCAACATGCCCGAAGCACCAAACGGAATTTCGGAAATAGGAACCACGATTTTCCAATCTCTCGTTTTTCCAAACCCGTTCTCGGGCTCAACAACACTAAGGATTGATGCCACAAACGAACAACTGCAATCGGCTCAGCTGATGATTGTGGATATGACCGGCAGGGAAGTGATGCGTTTAGAAAACATCACGGATAATGTAATTACCATTGAGCAAGGTCAGCTCTCAAAAGGCAACTATATTTATCGAGTTTATGGTGAAAATCAAGTCTTGACAAAAGGGAAGTTAAGCATCCAATAA